GTCTAATAATAAAGCTTAAACGAATAACATGTTAATCACACACTggaaattttcataaaataaggCCACTAGGGTTTGTGTTAATTTCAAAGTTAATGTACACCCAGATATACCGACAAAACTAATCGAAAACATGAAAATTAATCTGGAAATGAATAAAATCGaaattgcattaaattaaaGGAAAACTACATTTACtattaacataatatcttaaataattaaGGCGGCTTCTACGAATACAAATTGTCCATACTCACCGCGCCATCACTAACGTAACATTTGGATTCATAGAAATTTGTTCATATTGAGATAAAGTGCACCACTAATATCGGAAAATCGGAACGGACATCGGAGTCTTACCTCGTAAGCGATAAACTTTATATATTCTATCGTCATACACTATATAACACTAATATAAACAATCACAAAAATAATGCACCAAcgcttaaatattatacaataaacatcGGGACAACTAATATAACGCCAAGCCCCaaaatcgaaaaataatttaaagcttaTCACATAATTTACACAAGTGTAAATCTTCTCTTTACTGCATACGTTTTTGTAATGAATCATTTAGTGCCTTCAATTAAAGCTAATAAATTTACCATTCGGAAGCTTATTAACAAAGCGCAAAATTACTCTAACACGAGGCCTCGTGCAGGAGAGCTTCGGACATAGAAATTTACACATTCTTCATTACAACAACATAACTATATTTACAGTCGCTGACAAGTATTCAATATGACACAAAGTACGGATCCGGAGAACCGGACCGGTCAAACTGTACATCACTCACGTAAACTTTTACGAGCGTAAACAAACACATTACTATGACGATCTCGGCACGACGTGCTGTGACACGTCACAAGCGCATCTCCCACAGGATGAGGTGTGCGTCCTTGGGGTTGGGGTCAGCGGCGGGGGCCGGCCGCTCGGCCGCGTCCGCCGTCTGGCGCCAGTCCACGTACCCGCGCCCGCCCACCACCGTCACCACggagcgccgcgccgcgctctcGCCCATCACATAGTCCGCGCCGCGCAGGCTCCGTGCCGCGCCGCTCCGCCCGCCGGCACGCGCCTCCGCCAGCGTGGCCGAGTCGCTGCGGGACACGGACCGCTCGGAGGCGGACGACTTGCCTGACGAGCCGCATGACGAGTCTGGCGTGGACACCGCCACTGGCGCCAGGCTGGCAGCGCCCGATGCGCCGGAGCTGGTGCGAGACACGCCACGCAGCGCCATCGACTCTTCGCTGCCGGACGACGTGCAAAGACTCGAAGCGCGCGAGTCCACCGACCAGCTGGACAGGTCGAGGCTGCGCGGACGGCCGGCACGCATGCGCAGCCGCCGGTCCAGTGTGCTGACGCGGAACGGGATGGCGGCTAGCTCTGGGTCACTGCGCCGCAGCGCTTCGCCGCCCGCACCGCTCACGTCACCTTCGCCGACACAGTCTTTCACGAACATTAGATCACCGAATAGTCCATACACGTCACATGCATTCAAATTGGCACACTTGGGCAGGGTCTTGCTGAGGCGCACGTCGCCAGGTTTCTTTCGCCGCACGACTGCGGAATGTACACGTTGTGGACGATAGGGGCTTGATTCTTCAGAAATTCGCCTCTCCAGTTTTGGCTTATCATTGTCCTCCTTGACATCCTCCTCCTGTAGCGTTGTCGTGCCAGCGAGAGCTCGCGCGTTTGACAAGTTACGGCGGACCACGTTCACGTCTACATCTCGCGATTCAGGAATAAGGGGGAGTAAAAATGTTACGGGGCCCGCATGCGCGTGGTACGATACTGCTATATGTCCTCCGATCAATGGTAACCCCTCCAGTTTCGGTAGGGGAACTGTTACACTGACGCCGGCAGTGGTTCCGACCCATAGCAGACCCTGTGCTGCGAGAAGAGCAGAAACGTGTGCGGGCTTGGTCCCTTCCCGAGCTGCGATCGTCTTTGCCACGTCAGCGGCGATGTCGATATTTTGCAAGTGTTCGAAAGTCTCTGCATGATACAAACTCACATACGTCGAATCGGAAAATGCGGTCCACAAGCCGACGCCCGAGTGAGCTAGGTATCTGACAGATTTATCACCTTCACCTTTTAATTCAAACATACGCATTATCTCAGCGGTAAGCGCGTTTATTGCAAATACTCGTTTGGCGCAAGTGGCGTACACGATGCCGTCCACGGGCAGCACGCAGTGGACGGGTTTGTCACCGAGCTCGACAGCGAGCGGCTCCTGCAACGCCCACGAGTCGTCATGGTTCCGTCTGAAAACTGACAGCCGTCCATTCGCCAGTCCCACGAACATGGAGTCGCAGTGGTGGCGAATCTGAGTGACCGCGGCCACGGTGGGGACTTCGACAAGTTTTTCTTGTTTCTCTGGCTCAACGGCTGAGAAGATTATGATCTTTTTGTCCTCGGTGCCGAGCCAGACAGTGTCGCCACACAGGGTGTTGACATGCGGCGTGCCCTTGGCGTGCTCCATGGAGGAGACTTTGGTGTCGGGCAGGTCGAGCGTGACGAGCGTCTtgagcgcggcggcgcggtgcgTGAGCACGGCCACGTGCGAGTGCGCCGGGCCCGCCGCGCACACCCACACCAGCGCGCGCGCACGACGCATCGCCGCGCCGCGCGACCCGCTACTGCACGTGTAGAAGCACCCACATCGCACCTGTTAACAATACACACAATTAAGTAATTCGGCAATATACggaaaatattgtatacacaATTTCCTAAAcgattgaatatattttatgaatatttttttaaaattcaaatagttttttttttttaaatatagtagtCGTTTCACTCATTAGATATAACTACAACTGAGTGGATAGGTAATATTGAACTGACCTCTGTGAGATGTTTGGAGGAGTAGACGGGCGTGGCGGCGACGAAGAGCGGCATCTTGTGCGGCGGCGGGTGGTGCGGCGCGGGCAGGCGCCAGGCGCGCTCGTTGGCGGCGGCCTGCGCGAGCTGAGCGAGGCGCAGCTCGGTGGCCCAGGCGAGGCGCGCGCCGGGCTCGCCCGCGCGGAACGTGAGCGCCTCCTCGCGCCCGCGGATGCGCAGCTGCAGGCAGCACGAGTCCACCCACGCCATCTCGTCGTCTTTTTTCTGTACAAAAATTTCGAGCAATCGTAAACGTAAAAACAATAAGATGATGaaatattcattgaataaaattcttgaataaaatttaaatttaaaattcatatttaaaattcttgcTATCACTTTAAACAAACATTTGATTAAATCTTAAACTTATCAGAACTTTCAGGGTCCTTCAAATTTCCAACTAACATCACATCACTATCCTCACCTGTATACTCCTCTGTATGTTCTGCAGCAGCCCCCTGAACATCTCCGGCGCGAGCTCCGGGTAGGGCGTGCGCAGCGACGCGGCCAGGTCCGCCATGCGCGACACCGTCTCGTAGTCGTGCATGAGCGCCGACATCTCGTTACAGAGCGAGTCGCCGGTCGACGTGCTCAGCTGTCCATTGCTCGAGTTAGATCGTAGGCTACCGCTACGGTTCATACCTGTTAAAAAAAAGAGACtttgtttaaactttaaaaataacagtagtGACTAATGCGATGTTTTTAGAGTTCAGTGACCAAATTACTAGTAAAATGGTTAAGATGTCAAAGATATCTAATAGACAAATTACTTCtcgaatatatttaaaaatattataaacaactgaataaaatatattttattcatatgatgcataaagatttttttcataattagaCAATTGACCCCAAAGTTCAACATGTCGGAACGTGCAACAATGGCAGGTTTTTCTATGTCATTATCAAACCgggttcaaaatattaaattatagcatAAGTTAAGTCTCGTTATACACATTGCCGTGCCCGTAAAAAACTAAAGAGAATACATTATAAAAGGCACAAGTCATGAGCACAGATAACAGCGGTGGAGGCGAGCTAGATGTACAAATTAGACGAAAGTGTTTATTAACCGCATGACACCTACAAGCCAATAAACATCGAGCTTTGAGTAAAGAACCAATCGCGCGTATTACCGCCGCGTTGCTCTTCAAATCGACCAATCACAAGTCGTATCTGCCTCCGTGATccgtacgtttttttttaatatttttttattgctttgtatgacgatacgagcttgtcgttcgtctGATAaactatacgaccgcccataaacagtagaaacaccatccaataaagtattgtttggtattccactgcgctcgccatcttgagacatgtggtgttaagtcttatgtacGTACCTTGAGCGAGGACCCTGCTGAGCGTGGGCGAGGTGCCGGTGTCGAGCACGTCGACGTCGTGCACGGGGTGCGCCCACTTGAGCCCGAGCCGCTCCTCgtcgcccgcgccgccgccc
This portion of the Manduca sexta isolate Smith_Timp_Sample1 chromosome 14, JHU_Msex_v1.0, whole genome shotgun sequence genome encodes:
- the LOC115456152 gene encoding rho guanine nucleotide exchange factor 10 isoform X4: MFCPFCMRLMHDKAEYTLTHYNLEEDLFSCGGEVRGGRVPPPSLGPPPDSLTPVQLRRRHVVAAIIHSENSYVATLQRLVNDYKKPLEESSPAILNASKIQTLFHRLPDILQCHLHFRTALADCARTWDRDEKIGEVFLNAFSKAVVLDVYSDFINNFSVAMELAKMESKRKSALADFFKVKQISAHDRLSFFGLMVKPVQRFPQFIMFLQDLLKHTPPGHSDRVALQRALTRLEALAEALNERKRDAERTQAFRAALRRLTKGGVAAAGGAGGATRFGAARLLASRADKRHLLRQDDLLQLEFNQSGGLSKCKPRRLLLLNDLVVCVSVSAGGGAGDEERLGLKWAHPVHDVDVLDTGTSPTLSRVLAQGMNRSGSLRSNSSNGQLSTSTGDSLCNEMSALMHDYETVSRMADLAASLRTPYPELAPEMFRGLLQNIQRSIQKKDDEMAWVDSCCLQLRIRGREEALTFRAGEPGARLAWATELRLAQLAQAAANERAWRLPAPHHPPPHKMPLFVAATPVYSSKHLTEVRCGCFYTCSSGSRGAAMRRARALVWVCAAGPAHSHVAVLTHRAAALKTLVTLDLPDTKVSSMEHAKGTPHVNTLCGDTVWLGTEDKKIIIFSAVEPEKQEKLVEVPTVAAVTQIRHHCDSMFVGLANGRLSVFRRNHDDSWALQEPLAVELGDKPVHCVLPVDGIVYATCAKRVFAINALTAEIMRMFELKGEGDKSVRYLAHSGVGLWTAFSDSTYVSLYHAETFEHLQNIDIAADVAKTIAAREGTKPAHVSALLAAQGLLWVGTTAGVSVTVPLPKLEGLPLIGGHIAVSYHAHAGPVTFLLPLIPESRDVDVNVVRRNLSNARALAGTTTLQEEDVKEDNDKPKLERRISEESSPYRPQRVHSAVVRRKKPGDVRLSKTLPKCANLNACDVYGLFGDLMFVKDCVGEGDVSGAGGEALRRSDPELAAIPFRVSTLDRRLRMRAGRPRSLDLSSWSVDSRASSLCTSSGSEESMALRGVSRTSSGASGAASLAPVAVSTPDSSCGSSGKSSASERSVSRSDSATLAEARAGGRSGAARSLRGADYVMGESAARRSVVTVVGGRGYVDWRQTADAAERPAPAADPNPKDAHLILWEMRL
- the LOC115456152 gene encoding rho guanine nucleotide exchange factor 10 isoform X2 → MQFTLVIVVNKVKLCPVTEEPLKPIDEHRSAGGSWEEPVSAVRNAPLRRSQRLNSTLDSRSSGQLRNTLSRARELCERWRSGSASTPPAPPPDDEGGGRLARWFSVRRGSTHQYDMHTHETDKMPKLPELEEDLFSCGGEVRGGRVPPPSLGPPPDSLTPVQLRRRHVVAAIIHSENSYVATLQRLVNDYKKPLEESSPAILNASKIQTLFHRLPDILQCHLHFRTALADCARTWDRDEKIGEVFLNAFSKAVVLDVYSDFINNFSVAMELAKMESKRKSALADFFKVKQISAHDRLSFFGLMVKPVQRFPQFIMFLQDLLKHTPPGHSDRVALQRALTRLEALAEALNERKRDAERTQAFRAALRRLTKGGVAAAGGAGGATRFGAARLLASRADKRHLLRQDDLLQLEFNQSGGLSKCKPRRLLLLNDLVVCVSVSAGGGAGDEERLGLKWAHPVHDVDVLDTGTSPTLSRVLAQGMNRSGSLRSNSSNGQLSTSTGDSLCNEMSALMHDYETVSRMADLAASLRTPYPELAPEMFRGLLQNIQRSIQKKDDEMAWVDSCCLQLRIRGREEALTFRAGEPGARLAWATELRLAQLAQAAANERAWRLPAPHHPPPHKMPLFVAATPVYSSKHLTEVRCGCFYTCSSGSRGAAMRRARALVWVCAAGPAHSHVAVLTHRAAALKTLVTLDLPDTKVSSMEHAKGTPHVNTLCGDTVWLGTEDKKIIIFSAVEPEKQEKLVEVPTVAAVTQIRHHCDSMFVGLANGRLSVFRRNHDDSWALQEPLAVELGDKPVHCVLPVDGIVYATCAKRVFAINALTAEIMRMFELKGEGDKSVRYLAHSGVGLWTAFSDSTYVSLYHAETFEHLQNIDIAADVAKTIAAREGTKPAHVSALLAAQGLLWVGTTAGVSVTVPLPKLEGLPLIGGHIAVSYHAHAGPVTFLLPLIPESRDVDVNVVRRNLSNARALAGTTTLQEEDVKEDNDKPKLERRISEESSPYRPQRVHSAVVRRKKPGDVRLSKTLPKCANLNACDVYGLFGDLMFVKDCVGEGDVSGAGGEALRRSDPELAAIPFRVSTLDRRLRMRAGRPRSLDLSSWSVDSRASSLCTSSGSEESMALRGVSRTSSGASGAASLAPVAVSTPDSSCGSSGKSSASERSVSRSDSATLAEARAGGRSGAARSLRGADYVMGESAARRSVVTVVGGRGYVDWRQTADAAERPAPAADPNPKDAHLILWEMRL
- the LOC115456152 gene encoding rho guanine nucleotide exchange factor 10 isoform X3, translating into MNATQVQCEPHDSVVLIKYEHRSAGGSWEEPVSAVRNAPLRRSQRLNSTLDSRSSGQLRNTLSRARELCERWRSGSASTPPAPPPDDEGGGRLARWFSVRRGSTHQYDMHTHETDKMPKLPELEEDLFSCGGEVRGGRVPPPSLGPPPDSLTPVQLRRRHVVAAIIHSENSYVATLQRLVNDYKKPLEESSPAILNASKIQTLFHRLPDILQCHLHFRTALADCARTWDRDEKIGEVFLNAFSKAVVLDVYSDFINNFSVAMELAKMESKRKSALADFFKVKQISAHDRLSFFGLMVKPVQRFPQFIMFLQDLLKHTPPGHSDRVALQRALTRLEALAEALNERKRDAERTQAFRAALRRLTKGGVAAAGGAGGATRFGAARLLASRADKRHLLRQDDLLQLEFNQSGGLSKCKPRRLLLLNDLVVCVSVSAGGGAGDEERLGLKWAHPVHDVDVLDTGTSPTLSRVLAQGMNRSGSLRSNSSNGQLSTSTGDSLCNEMSALMHDYETVSRMADLAASLRTPYPELAPEMFRGLLQNIQRSIQKKDDEMAWVDSCCLQLRIRGREEALTFRAGEPGARLAWATELRLAQLAQAAANERAWRLPAPHHPPPHKMPLFVAATPVYSSKHLTEVRCGCFYTCSSGSRGAAMRRARALVWVCAAGPAHSHVAVLTHRAAALKTLVTLDLPDTKVSSMEHAKGTPHVNTLCGDTVWLGTEDKKIIIFSAVEPEKQEKLVEVPTVAAVTQIRHHCDSMFVGLANGRLSVFRRNHDDSWALQEPLAVELGDKPVHCVLPVDGIVYATCAKRVFAINALTAEIMRMFELKGEGDKSVRYLAHSGVGLWTAFSDSTYVSLYHAETFEHLQNIDIAADVAKTIAAREGTKPAHVSALLAAQGLLWVGTTAGVSVTVPLPKLEGLPLIGGHIAVSYHAHAGPVTFLLPLIPESRDVDVNVVRRNLSNARALAGTTTLQEEDVKEDNDKPKLERRISEESSPYRPQRVHSAVVRRKKPGDVRLSKTLPKCANLNACDVYGLFGDLMFVKDCVGEGDVSGAGGEALRRSDPELAAIPFRVSTLDRRLRMRAGRPRSLDLSSWSVDSRASSLCTSSGSEESMALRGVSRTSSGASGAASLAPVAVSTPDSSCGSSGKSSASERSVSRSDSATLAEARAGGRSGAARSLRGADYVMGESAARRSVVTVVGGRGYVDWRQTADAAERPAPAADPNPKDAHLILWEMRL
- the LOC115456152 gene encoding rho guanine nucleotide exchange factor 10 isoform X1, whose translation is MERPRHDMKRARKCDKITKMKYKLIKKHKLNEHRSAGGSWEEPVSAVRNAPLRRSQRLNSTLDSRSSGQLRNTLSRARELCERWRSGSASTPPAPPPDDEGGGRLARWFSVRRGSTHQYDMHTHETDKMPKLPELEEDLFSCGGEVRGGRVPPPSLGPPPDSLTPVQLRRRHVVAAIIHSENSYVATLQRLVNDYKKPLEESSPAILNASKIQTLFHRLPDILQCHLHFRTALADCARTWDRDEKIGEVFLNAFSKAVVLDVYSDFINNFSVAMELAKMESKRKSALADFFKVKQISAHDRLSFFGLMVKPVQRFPQFIMFLQDLLKHTPPGHSDRVALQRALTRLEALAEALNERKRDAERTQAFRAALRRLTKGGVAAAGGAGGATRFGAARLLASRADKRHLLRQDDLLQLEFNQSGGLSKCKPRRLLLLNDLVVCVSVSAGGGAGDEERLGLKWAHPVHDVDVLDTGTSPTLSRVLAQGMNRSGSLRSNSSNGQLSTSTGDSLCNEMSALMHDYETVSRMADLAASLRTPYPELAPEMFRGLLQNIQRSIQKKDDEMAWVDSCCLQLRIRGREEALTFRAGEPGARLAWATELRLAQLAQAAANERAWRLPAPHHPPPHKMPLFVAATPVYSSKHLTEVRCGCFYTCSSGSRGAAMRRARALVWVCAAGPAHSHVAVLTHRAAALKTLVTLDLPDTKVSSMEHAKGTPHVNTLCGDTVWLGTEDKKIIIFSAVEPEKQEKLVEVPTVAAVTQIRHHCDSMFVGLANGRLSVFRRNHDDSWALQEPLAVELGDKPVHCVLPVDGIVYATCAKRVFAINALTAEIMRMFELKGEGDKSVRYLAHSGVGLWTAFSDSTYVSLYHAETFEHLQNIDIAADVAKTIAAREGTKPAHVSALLAAQGLLWVGTTAGVSVTVPLPKLEGLPLIGGHIAVSYHAHAGPVTFLLPLIPESRDVDVNVVRRNLSNARALAGTTTLQEEDVKEDNDKPKLERRISEESSPYRPQRVHSAVVRRKKPGDVRLSKTLPKCANLNACDVYGLFGDLMFVKDCVGEGDVSGAGGEALRRSDPELAAIPFRVSTLDRRLRMRAGRPRSLDLSSWSVDSRASSLCTSSGSEESMALRGVSRTSSGASGAASLAPVAVSTPDSSCGSSGKSSASERSVSRSDSATLAEARAGGRSGAARSLRGADYVMGESAARRSVVTVVGGRGYVDWRQTADAAERPAPAADPNPKDAHLILWEMRL